A genomic segment from Pseudorca crassidens isolate mPseCra1 chromosome 4, mPseCra1.hap1, whole genome shotgun sequence encodes:
- the COX7B2 gene encoding cytochrome c oxidase subunit 7B2, mitochondrial, with protein MMFPLVRNALSSLRIRSIQQMRARQSHSKHSPDFHDKYGDIILAGGTAFCVVVWVFTATQVGIKWNPSPVGRATPKEWNDE; from the coding sequence ATGATGTTTCCCTTGGTCAGAAATGCACTAAGTAGCCTCAGGATTCGAAGCATTCAGCAAATGAGGGCAAGACAGAGCCACTCAAAACACTCACCAGATTTTCATGACAAATATGGTGATATTATACTAGCCGGTGGAACCGCTTTCTGTGTTGTTGTGTGGGTGTTTACAGCCACACAGGTTGGAATAAAATGGAACCCCTCCCCTGTTGGCAGAGCCACCCCAAAAGAGTGGAATGATGAGTAA